In one window of Streptomyces roseofulvus DNA:
- a CDS encoding STAS domain-containing protein produces MDLSLSTRTVPGAGGDRTVVEVGGEIDVYTAPKLREQLVELVNDGSYHLVVDMEGVDFLDSTGLGVLVGGLKRVRAHEGSLRLVCNQERILKIFRITGLTKVFPIHTSVDEAVNAVD; encoded by the coding sequence GTGGACCTGTCCCTGTCGACTCGCACTGTGCCCGGAGCTGGCGGCGACCGTACGGTCGTCGAGGTCGGTGGCGAGATTGATGTTTATACCGCGCCCAAGCTGCGCGAGCAGTTGGTCGAGTTGGTGAACGACGGCAGTTACCACCTGGTCGTCGACATGGAGGGGGTGGACTTCCTCGACTCCACCGGTCTCGGCGTGCTCGTGGGCGGCCTGAAGCGGGTGCGTGCCCACGAGGGCTCGCTGCGCCTGGTCTGCAACCAGGAGCGCATTCTCAAGATCTTCCGGATCACGGGCCTCACCAAGGTCTTCCCGATCCACACCTCGGTCGACGAGGCCGTCAACGCGGTCGACTGA
- a CDS encoding DEAD/DEAH box helicase produces the protein MAFNHLPAAMHDALEALSVTPVTHSVPMATNHRTSRPAGDTGSRPSPHRVLERLTSGESRAARITHMEHMPARAGRHAVWPDRIRPEVIAAVQAAGIEHPWAHQAEAAEHALDGESVVIATGTASGKSLAYLTPVLSTLLDGAEAANGRGATALYLSPTKALAADQRRAVRELAAPLGNRIRPAVYDGDTPVEEREWVRQYANYVLTNPDMLHRGLLPSHPRWSSFLRSLRYVVIDECHTYRGVFGSHVAQVLRRLRRICARYGSEPVFLLASATSADPARAAGRLTGLPVTEVSDDASPRGELLFALWEPPLTELHGERGAPVRRTATAETADLLTDLTRQGVRSVAFVRSRRGAELISVIAQERLAETDRALARRVAAYRGGYLPEERRALERALHSGELLGLAATTALELGVDVSGLDAVLIAGYPGTRASLWQQAGRAGRSGEGALAVLVARDDPLDTFLVHHPEAIFDQPVESTVLDPDNPYVLAPHLCAAASELPLTETDLALFGPAAPGLMPQLEAAGLLRRRAGGWYWTRRERAADLADIRGGGGSPIRIVEEGTGRLLGTVDEAASHTAVHEGAVHLHQGRTYLVRKLDLEDSVALVEEAVPPYSTTARDTTSIRVLDTDTEIPWGSGRLCYGSVEVTNQVVSFLRRRLITGEVLGETKLDLPPRVLRTRAVWWTVTEDQLDAARIDPEILGGALHAAEHASIGMLPLFATCDRWDIGGVSVPLHPDTLLPTVFVYDGHPGGAGFAERAFHTAREWLAATREAIASCECETGCPSCIQSPKCGNGNDPLHKRGAVRLLTELLREAPEEEKESPAEEAPPTQAPPAP, from the coding sequence ATGGCATTCAATCACTTACCAGCAGCCATGCACGACGCCTTGGAAGCATTGTCCGTCACGCCGGTGACACACTCGGTGCCGATGGCCACGAATCACCGCACCTCTCGACCCGCCGGGGACACGGGCAGCCGCCCTTCCCCGCACCGGGTCCTCGAACGGCTCACCTCCGGCGAGAGCCGGGCCGCGCGCATCACTCATATGGAGCACATGCCCGCCCGGGCGGGCCGTCATGCCGTCTGGCCGGACCGCATCCGCCCCGAGGTGATCGCCGCCGTCCAGGCCGCCGGCATCGAGCACCCCTGGGCCCACCAGGCCGAGGCCGCCGAGCACGCCCTCGACGGCGAGTCCGTGGTGATCGCCACAGGAACCGCCTCGGGCAAGTCCCTCGCCTACCTCACCCCCGTCCTCTCCACCCTCCTCGACGGCGCGGAGGCCGCGAACGGCCGCGGGGCCACCGCCCTCTACCTCTCCCCCACCAAGGCCCTCGCCGCCGACCAGCGGCGCGCCGTCCGCGAGCTCGCCGCCCCGCTCGGCAACCGGATCCGGCCCGCCGTCTATGACGGCGACACCCCGGTCGAGGAACGCGAATGGGTCCGCCAGTACGCGAACTACGTCCTCACCAACCCCGACATGCTGCACCGGGGCCTCCTCCCCTCCCACCCCCGGTGGTCCTCCTTCCTGCGCTCGCTGCGCTATGTCGTCATCGACGAGTGCCACACCTACCGGGGCGTCTTCGGCTCCCACGTCGCCCAGGTCCTGCGCCGGCTGCGCCGGATCTGCGCCCGGTACGGCTCCGAGCCCGTCTTCCTCCTCGCCTCCGCCACCTCGGCCGACCCGGCCCGCGCCGCCGGCCGCCTCACCGGCCTGCCCGTCACCGAGGTCTCCGACGACGCCTCCCCCCGCGGCGAACTGCTCTTCGCCCTGTGGGAGCCGCCCCTCACCGAGCTGCACGGCGAGCGCGGCGCGCCGGTCCGCCGCACCGCCACCGCCGAGACCGCCGACCTGCTCACCGACCTCACCCGGCAGGGCGTCCGCTCGGTCGCCTTCGTCCGCTCCCGGCGCGGCGCCGAACTGATCTCGGTGATCGCCCAGGAACGGCTCGCCGAGACCGACCGGGCCCTCGCCCGGCGGGTCGCCGCCTACCGCGGCGGCTACCTCCCCGAGGAACGGCGCGCCCTGGAACGGGCCCTGCACTCCGGGGAACTCCTCGGCCTCGCCGCCACCACCGCCCTGGAACTGGGCGTGGACGTCTCCGGCCTCGACGCCGTCCTCATCGCCGGCTACCCCGGCACCCGGGCCTCGCTGTGGCAGCAGGCGGGCCGGGCGGGCCGCTCCGGCGAGGGCGCCCTCGCCGTCCTGGTCGCCCGCGACGACCCCCTGGACACCTTCCTCGTCCACCACCCCGAGGCGATCTTCGACCAGCCGGTCGAGTCGACCGTCCTTGACCCCGACAACCCCTACGTCCTCGCCCCCCATCTCTGCGCCGCCGCCTCCGAACTCCCCCTCACCGAGACCGACCTCGCCCTCTTCGGCCCCGCCGCCCCCGGCCTGATGCCCCAGCTGGAGGCGGCCGGGCTGCTGCGCCGCCGCGCCGGCGGCTGGTACTGGACCCGCCGCGAGCGGGCCGCCGACCTCGCCGACATCCGGGGCGGGGGCGGCAGCCCCATCCGGATCGTCGAGGAGGGCACCGGCCGGCTCCTCGGCACGGTCGACGAGGCCGCCTCCCACACCGCCGTCCACGAAGGCGCCGTCCACCTCCACCAGGGCCGCACCTATCTGGTCCGGAAGCTGGACCTGGAGGACTCCGTCGCCCTCGTCGAGGAGGCCGTCCCGCCGTACTCCACCACCGCCCGCGACACCACCTCCATCCGCGTCCTGGACACCGACACCGAGATCCCCTGGGGCTCGGGCCGCCTCTGCTACGGCTCCGTCGAGGTCACCAACCAGGTCGTCTCCTTCCTGCGCCGCCGCCTGATCACGGGCGAGGTCCTGGGCGAGACCAAGCTCGACCTGCCGCCCCGCGTCCTGCGCACCCGGGCCGTGTGGTGGACGGTCACCGAGGACCAGCTCGACGCCGCCCGGATCGACCCGGAGATCCTCGGCGGCGCCCTGCACGCCGCCGAGCACGCGTCCATCGGCATGCTGCCGCTCTTCGCCACCTGCGACCGCTGGGACATCGGCGGCGTCTCCGTCCCCCTCCACCCGGACACCCTGCTCCCCACGGTCTTCGTGTACGACGGGCACCCGGGCGGCGCCGGGTTCGCCGAGCGCGCCTTCCACACCGCCCGGGAGTGGCTCGCCGCCACCCGCGAGGCGATCGCGTCCTGCGAGTGCGAGACCGGATGCCCTTCCTGCATCCAGTCCCCCAAGTGCGGCAACGGCAACGACCCCCTCCACAAGCGAGGCGCCGTCCGCCTCCTCACCGAACTCCTCCGAGAGGCGCCCGAGGAGGAGAAGGAGTCCCCGGCGGAGGAGGCGCCGCCGACGCAGGCCCCGCCCGCGCCCTGA
- a CDS encoding Rv3654c family TadE-like protein, which yields MWTALAACALCAVFGAVLALGQVVSVRHRAGGAADLAALAAADRALWGEEVACAAAVRVAAAQGAELVRCGVTGAEAEVTARVVRGPWAPTVRARAGPASAAPPPPGTPSPPRAPLGGVR from the coding sequence GTGTGGACGGCGCTGGCAGCCTGCGCGCTGTGCGCGGTCTTCGGGGCGGTGCTGGCCCTCGGGCAGGTGGTGTCCGTCCGGCACCGGGCGGGCGGCGCGGCCGATCTCGCGGCCCTCGCCGCCGCCGACCGGGCGCTGTGGGGGGAGGAGGTGGCGTGCGCGGCGGCCGTCCGGGTCGCCGCCGCGCAGGGGGCCGAGCTCGTGCGGTGCGGGGTGACCGGCGCGGAGGCGGAGGTGACGGCACGGGTGGTCCGGGGGCCCTGGGCCCCGACGGTCAGGGCGCGGGCGGGGCCTGCGTCGGCGGCGCCTCCTCCGCCGGGGACTCCTTCTCCTCCTCGGGCGCCTCTCGGAGGAGTTCGGTGA
- a CDS encoding TadE family type IV pilus minor pilin, giving the protein MRRSDPDRARDRGSVTVEAAIVLPVLALFAMALLWALAASAAQIRCVDAARAGARAAARSEPAAAVTAAARAAAPAGARVAVAREGDLWRVTVEAAAPGPGGLGVTLRAGAAALAEDAVGGGGPA; this is encoded by the coding sequence ATGCGCCGTTCTGACCCGGACCGGGCGCGGGACCGGGGGTCGGTGACCGTGGAGGCGGCGATCGTGCTGCCGGTGCTCGCGCTCTTCGCGATGGCGCTGCTGTGGGCGCTGGCGGCGTCCGCCGCGCAGATCCGGTGCGTGGACGCGGCCAGGGCAGGGGCGCGGGCGGCGGCCCGTTCGGAGCCCGCGGCGGCCGTGACGGCCGCCGCCCGGGCCGCCGCGCCTGCGGGCGCCCGGGTGGCGGTGGCGCGGGAGGGGGACCTGTGGCGGGTGACGGTGGAGGCGGCAGCGCCGGGACCGGGCGGCCTGGGCGTGACCCTGCGGGCCGGAGCGGCGGCGCTCGCCGAGGACGCGGTGGGAGGAGGCGGTCCGGCGTGA
- a CDS encoding DUF4244 domain-containing protein, with product MGKTYERARKVLGAFWATRRAALRTDTGMSTVEYALGLLTAAGIAVMFYKVMTGGSVSGALESLVTKALDAPF from the coding sequence ATGGGGAAGACGTACGAGCGGGCGCGGAAGGTGCTGGGGGCGTTCTGGGCCACCCGGCGGGCGGCGCTGCGGACCGACACCGGGATGAGCACCGTCGAGTACGCGCTGGGCCTGCTCACGGCGGCGGGCATCGCGGTGATGTTCTACAAGGTCATGACGGGCGGCAGCGTCTCGGGCGCCCTGGAGTCGCTGGTCACCAAGGCTCTCGATGCGCCGTTCTGA
- a CDS encoding type II secretion system F family protein, translated as MRAAVVGGVLAAGLFLGWPAALAAGAGGVLGARWWTRRTGASRVTPDEREAVRRLPEAADLLAACASAGAGPGEAAEAVGRSMGGPLGERLLRTAAELRLGGEPAEVWGRFGAIPGAEGLARCMERAGASGAPAADAVARHAAGLRAASARTAAARARRAQVLISAPVGLCFLPAFLAVGVAPVVIGLASGLLGD; from the coding sequence GTGCGGGCCGCGGTCGTCGGAGGCGTGCTCGCCGCGGGGCTGTTCCTCGGCTGGCCGGCGGCGCTCGCGGCGGGCGCGGGCGGTGTGCTCGGCGCCCGGTGGTGGACGCGGCGGACAGGAGCCTCCCGGGTGACTCCCGACGAACGGGAGGCGGTGCGCCGACTGCCCGAGGCGGCCGATCTGCTGGCGGCCTGCGCGTCGGCGGGGGCCGGGCCGGGGGAGGCCGCGGAGGCCGTGGGCCGGTCGATGGGCGGGCCGCTCGGCGAGCGGTTGCTGCGGACCGCCGCCGAACTGCGCCTCGGCGGCGAACCGGCCGAGGTGTGGGGGAGGTTCGGTGCGATACCGGGGGCCGAGGGGCTCGCCCGCTGCATGGAGCGGGCCGGCGCCTCCGGGGCGCCCGCCGCGGACGCGGTCGCCCGGCACGCGGCCGGGCTGCGGGCGGCGAGCGCCCGCACCGCCGCCGCGCGGGCCCGCAGGGCCCAGGTCCTGATCAGCGCGCCCGTGGGGCTGTGCTTCCTGCCCGCGTTCCTCGCGGTCGGGGTGGCCCCGGTGGTGATCGGCCTGGCGTCGGGCCTGCTCGGCGACTGA